In a genomic window of Lepisosteus oculatus isolate fLepOcu1 chromosome 5, fLepOcu1.hap2, whole genome shotgun sequence:
- the ap4b1 gene encoding AP-4 complex subunit beta-1, with protein sequence MPYLGSEDTVKELKRALSNPNIQTDRLRYRNVIFRVIRHMTQGLDVSSLFTDMVKASATVDVVQKKLVYLYMCTYAALKPDLALLAINTLRKDCADPNPMVRGLALRNMCNLRMPGICEYVQQPLLLGLRDKASYVRRVAVLGYAKMRKMTPDTEIDGAVVNELYGLLRDPDPVVMVNCLRALEEILKEEGGVVINKPIAHHLLNRMKDLDTWGQSDVLTFLLRYEPRSEEELFDILNLLDDLLRSSHSGVMAAAARLFLRLAARHPGVQADTLERARGPLLAACASQCRELRFAALCHVRQVLRSLPGHFSAHFKKFFCSYSEPSYIKFRKMEILTELANDENVDMILEELRAYCTDVSPELAQAAIFALGRIGRTYSEKCLNVLTGLQGLRQEHITSAVVQTFRDLVWLCPQCVPAVCQAIAGCEEHIQDSEGKQALIWLLGIQGEQIPGAPYVLEEYIDSLKTEVSPAVKLELLTATMRLFLSRPAETQDMLGRLLYHCIEEESNMAVRDRALLCYRLLRCGVEETRRVLEGPKSDPCLGVITGRPEEPINSWASDFNSLVPVYGQERWAAQATTRGSPEPPSRGTAEPAESAKEKGEEAASCPSNNGDGFRLNTVPALSPELFEKRWLELESAHIQTLACRQPGSSPETLQAALQLVKIQTLAFSRPSARPWKAYLYTFSSDTLVLAELTWDADPGAADLSVTLKQDPKDEEALNGVVLVLQTVLNTLTKTRASVP encoded by the exons ATGCCATACCTGGGCTCAGAAGACACCGTGAAGGAGCTGAAGAGAGCTCTCTCCAACCCCAACATCCAGACAGACCGCCTCCGCTACAGGAATGTCATCTTCAGAGTCATCCG GCACATGACGCAGGGCCTGGACGTGTCTTCTCTGTTCACGGACATGGTGAAGGCCAGCGCCACGGTGGACGTCGTCCAGAAGAAGCTGGTCTACCTGTACATGTGCACCTACGCTGCCCTGAAACCCGACCTGGCGCTGCTGGCCATTAACACCCTGCGCAAGGACTGTGCCGACCCCAACCCCATGGTGCGAGGCCTGGCGCTGCGCAACATGTGCAACCTGAG AATGCCTGGCATCTGCGAGTATGTCCAGCAGCCCCTTCTCCTCGGACTGAGGGACAAAGCTTCCTACGTGAGGCGGGTGGCAGTGCTGGGCTATGCCAAGATGCGGAAGATGACACCGGACACTGAGATCG ATGGCGCTGTGGTGAATGAGCTGTACGGGCTGCTCCGGGACCCTGACCCAGTGGTCATGGTGAACTGCCTGAGGGCCCTAGAGGAGATATTGAAAGAGGAGGGAGGTGTCGTCATCAACAAACCCATCGCTCACCACCTTCTGAACAG GATGAAGGACCTGGACACGTGGGGTCAGAGCGATGTGCTGACCTTCCTGTTGCGGTACGAGCCCCGCAGCGAGGAGGAGCTCTTTGACATCCTCAACCTGCTGGACGACCTCCTGCGCAGCAGCCACAGCGGCGTGATGGCCGCCGCCGCCCGCCTCTTCCTGCGCCTGGCCGCCAGGCACCCGGGCGTGCAGGCCGACACCCTGGAGCGCGCCCGCGGCCCGCTGCTGGCCGCCTGCGCCTCCCAGTGCCGCGAGCTGCGCTTCGCCGCCCTGTGCCACGTGCGGCAGGTCCTGCGCAGCCTGCCCGGCCACTTCAGCGCCCACTTCAAGAAGTTCTTCTGCAGCTACTCGGAGCCAAGCTACATCAAGTTCCGCAAGATGGAGATCCTGACCGAGCTCGCCAACGACGAGAACGTGGACATGATCCTGGAGGAGCTGCGGGCGTACTGCACGGACGTGTCCCCTGAGCTGGCGCAGGCTGCCATCTTTGCCTTGG GGCGCATTGGTCGAACTTACAGCGAGAAATGCCTCAACGTTTTAACCGGCCTGCAGGGACTCCGACAGGAGCACATTACTTCTG CTGTTGTCCAGACGTTCCGCGACCTGGTGTGGCTGTGTCCCCAGTGCGTGCCGGCGGTGTGCCAGGCCATCGCGGGCTGTGAGGAGCACATCCAGGACAGCGAG GGTAAGCAGGCTCTGATTTGGCTGCTGGGAATCCAGGGTGAGCAGATTCCTGGCGCCCCCTATGTGCTGGAGGAATACATTGACAGCCTGAAGACAGAGGTGTCTCCAGCCGTCAAGCTGGAGCTGCTCACTGCAACCATGCGGCTCTTTCTGTCCCGTCCTGCTGAGACCCAGGACATGCTGGGCCGCCTGCTCTACCACTGCATAG aGGAGGAGAGCAACATGGCTGTGCGCGACCGAGCTTTGCTCTGCTACCGCCTGCTGCGCTGCGGGGTGGAAGAGACCAGGCGGGTTCTGGAGGGCCCTAAGTCCGACCCCTGCCTGGGCGTGATCACCGGTCGGCCTGAGGAGCCCATCAACAGCTGGGCTTCCGACTTTAACTCCCTAGTGCCGGTTTATGGGCAAGAGCGCTGGGCAGCCCAGGCCACCACCAGGGGGAGCCCTGAGCCTCCTTCCCGTGGTACTGCAGAACCAGCTGAATCAG CCAAAGAGAAAGGTGAGGAGGCAGCGTCCTGCCCTTCCAATAATGGGGATGGTTTCCGCCTGAACACAGTGCCAGCCCTGTCCCCCGAGCTTTTTGAGAAGCGTTGGTTAGAGCTGGAGTCGGCGCATATCCAGACCCTTGCCTGCCGACAGCCAGGTTCATCCCCGGAAACCCTGCAGGCCGCCTTGCAGCTGGTCAAAATTCAGACCCTGGCTTTCAGCAGGCCCAGCGCTCGCCCGTGGAAGGCCTACCTGTACACCTTCAGCTCCGACACTCTGGTTCTGGCTGAACTGACGTGGGACGCGGACCCAGGGGCGGCTGACCTTAGTGTGACCTTAAAGCAAGATCCGAAAGATGAGGAGGCTTTGAATGGTGTTGTGTTGGTGCTGCAGACAGTGTTGAACACTTTAACCAAGACTCGTGCGTCTGTCCCCTGA